Below is a window of Lodderomyces elongisporus chromosome 3, complete sequence DNA.
TTCAGAAAGGTCATCGTCTTCATTTCGAACAATTCTCATACCCATGACCGCCTTTTCCAAATCCTTCTCTTCTCGTCGGCcagtttttttctttgcataTCCAGAAGCCTGCACTTCAACATCGAGTTGCGCCTCACGTATCACGTCTCTTTTAAAATTTGGGTACGCATATTTGTATCCGTCTCCGTAACCGTCAGTGTCAAACATACTTGCATCATGTTGTGGGTCATATctgaatttctttttgaaaaattctCGAATGCCTTCAACGTCTCGATCAAAATACTCTTTAGCATCTACATGCTCAATGGAAACACACTGAGGAAAATCAATAACGACAAATTGACCATGCACTTTCGCTGACTCCTCATCTCTGATTATGATGTTGAACTCGTTGAAATCACAATGGATCAAACCGTGTTTGGCCAATTTGACAATGAATAGCATCAAGTCGGAAtatagttttttgtaatcaATTCCATTCAAGTTCGAGCTGTTTAAGTGTTTCATTGGGATACCTCTAATCCACTCCATAATGACACAGTGTCTTGAATTGTCAAATGGCTGAGGAACCTTGAACCCATGGTCATACAATATTTGCATGAATTGGTACTCTTTTGCCGCTGCTAACCTTGACAAGTACATCCAATTTGAGGTTTGCCTATTCTTTAAATAGTCTCTGTTATTCTTCACTGTTTTAAATGAAGTACGTCCCAATCTGTGCACCTTCATTACCTTCTGTGCACCCTTTGGGTCACTTACAGAAAAGATATCCGATTCTTTCCCCACTCCGATTGTAGAACCAACAGAGTATACCGTGTCTCGATTTAACATTGACTTGAGTGCCAAGTAGTCATATCCATTGTAAGTTAATCTAAATCCGTCATACTTGGCATTTCGCAAACGTGCAACAAGCTTAAGTTTAGCCAAATCACCAATGGCACGCTGTGTACCCGATGGTGATCGCATCCCAGATATAGAATGAATCATTTGCGTGGGGACAAGTTCGTGGTTCCGTGACCCCAACTCCACAGCCTGTAATACTCTCCAGTCATCGGACGTGAGGTATCTCAAATGTGATGTATCTAATTTCATTGTATATATCTAAtaactatatatatatcaacaCAAgattatatatgtatatctGTATGCGTTTGTATGGAATTAGTGGGTGGGGAATAGAAAATTGGTACGAAAGTTCTCGTTGATTTGTACCTCATCTCTCTCCACCTCTCTCTACCTCTTGCTATCGCGTTTGGCTTACATTTCTtcacaaaaaattaagaaaagtACAAGAATATAGCGCAAATCAGTAGTTTACgatgtatatttttttctattttcctatactgcttttctttttagaTTAAAGATTTCGTAGAGGACAAATAGAGAGACAAATAGAAAGACAAgtagaaaaaacaaagcatCAGAGGTGCTAGTAGAAAGCTTAatcgaaagaaaaaagatagtctgtaatgaaaaaaaaatgacacCTCCTTCAGGTCTTGTTAGATTCTTCAAACCATTTATTCATCAAAACATGTAATAGGGATAGGAATAGGTAGATAGAAACATTGTCTGCATAAGTATGTGCATCTTACACAATTAAATGAGTTATTTTAGTGACCATCtacgaagaaaaaaaagttgcaaaatgCAACAACAGTATTAGAACATTTCATAATGTATTAGTTTAGTTTGCTACACCAAATCCTGATAGCTAACCCGCAACGTCAGCGAATTAATTAAAATCCACGGCGCCTAGAGCACTTGGATGCAGCGTGCGATGCAAATTTCTTCTATACGTTAAAAAAATGGCATCATGCATTTAAGCAGCAATGGTGacttcaacatcaacacctGGTTCGATGGTGATTTGAGTAATCTTCTTGACGGTAGCAGCTGGGGCTTGCAAGTCAATAACTCTCTTGTGGATTCTCATTTCGTAAGCATCCCAGGTCTTTGAACCTTCACCATTTGGAGCCTTTCTGGTGGTGATCTTCAAAACCTTGGTTGGCATTCTAACTGGTCCCTTCTTAACAATGTTGCTTTGGGAAGCGTTACGGATAATGTTAGCGGAAACATTTTCCAATTGCTTAACCTTGGTAGAAGTCAAGGTGATTCTGATCTTGTGGATTTGCTCCTCTGGTTGTTGAtcaactttttccttttgaaTGGTAGACATCTTGTATTACTAAGTTTACGTATTAGTTGGTGCTGATGACGTTGCTGAAGaggagaagagaagaaagagaagaaaaagaagaagaggaaaaggaagaagaagaacaagaacggTTCATGTTGGCCATGGTGTAATATTTGTGTGAAATTTTCACAGACACTCGCACACCCAATACACTCGCACCCCCCCAGTGCGCACTATAAGCGGATCTCTTTTTGTGGCTGGGAAACGCGagtaattttgaaaatggaaaaaaagcagaaaaaaaaaatattttaaAACGAAGCAGAAAGTAAAAGGTAAAGAGCTACCAAATGGATTATCATTACTCTAAAGAGTAAAGCATCCAAAAGTGTATTTTGTgcgaaaaaaagaagcaaatgtACTAAAGTCACGTGAAGAATCACACAACCAGGGCTTTAGAAATAATTATGCAATTCATCACCATGTATCAAAATTAAGCATCATAAACAGCATCAAATGCAGCATAATTGTGCTAGCATCACCAATAATCAAATCAAAGTAGTGGATGTTATATACATAGATACTATTGGATTAGAGCAAACATTTATCTATTGCTTTTGCTCATTGTGAAATTGAGCTCTATCTACAAGTAAAGTCTCTAGTTCCTGAGTCGTGATAATCTTGGCCACACGTAGTGATACATACTAACAAACGCAGGaacaatagaaataaatatatactttgacaaagaagaatgttcctctttttctttttcacagaattgaaaaaaaaattaaagtcAACTCTCATTATAACTATTTGCATGTTAGTAACAAATTGATACATAGCGAAGTGATGCCAATACTTTGAGGTCAGATATCAATTTAAATAAGTTTTTTCTCCAgtttaaatttgttttggatTGTCAGAGAGATTCccaattgaaaatttcatcatcaagtAAAGGCTGACATGCTGATAATACATACAATTGCTCATTCATAGTTcttagaaagaaagaacaacaacataatGAAGTATGGTTGTTGACTATGATCGGTCATGGTAAAAGTTTATGAATAGTGTATTTGAGATGCtatgtttttctttctttactttttctgctcgttttcattttatacttttctattctcaattttttttaaattttcatttttcatttcccaTCTATGAGTCGCACGCAAACTTTACCTCCAACAATAAGGATGAGCCCTTCTATATGGGGGCAACAAATCTGCGCCTCTCAAGTTCATTACCGCAAAACGATCTTTAGAAACGTTCAATTCGAAAGATAcatgtttatttttttatgcAAATCTTTAACCACCCACGTTTTGTTtaacgacaacaacaacatcaacaacaacgtcaATAATAACGATAGTAATGACGAGATGTCTGCTTACACTCATCATGCATTCCGAGCCGCTGTTGCCTCTTTCTGCAAGCCCCTCACGACTTTCCACATAAGAGTCGAATCTTCTGGTGTTGCATACCCACTAGTTGCCCATCTTATTCTGCCATTTTTGTCAAGGATATAGATGTATCCAGAGCACTGATTATCGCAATAGAGCTCTTCCCTTATATCTGGCGGCAAAATGTGGTTTGGTAGGATGAAATAACGATCATATCTCTCTACAGGTATACTCTTTTTAAGGTTGCGAAGCGACAAGTTCAATACGAACCCTTTAATCCAACTTGTAGGCATATTGAtatcaacaatttgaaaatctgGAAACTCTTGCACAAAAGAATTGTAGTCTTTGGAGTATAGATCCTTGCCATCCCTATCAAAGTATGTCATTGTGCATTGATCACCGGTAACTGAACTGAATAAACGGACTATACTATACTTTTCACTAATAGCTTGATAAaagctttctttttcacctTGCAATGTCTGAGCAACAAAATCAGGAAAGTAAAGAGACTTTTCTTGCTTAAACCACGATATTGGTGGACTAAAGATCTTACCTTTGGTATTCTCAAATGATTTTGCCTCGAAAATCAGCGAGTGTTTCAAATCGTAATCCAAATTCTTTTGACGACGCTCCTTGGCCCGAGCACCAAAGACTTCATTGGCAATGCTCGATAGAGAATAGGTATCGGATAATTTATGATTCAATAAAACCGGTTCTTTCAATCCAAAAGGTCTGGTTATTTGGCGAGACTCTTTCTGGGCAGGTTTGGACACTTCCTTAATTGTATCGACAAACCTGGGATGTAACTTCTGCAGATGCAGCAGTTGCTGCAGCGACTGCTTTTGCAAACATTTAGTCGCACTACTCAAGAGTCGACGGTTGACTTTGCTCATTGATTTTTTCGATGTTAAAGCTCAAAGGACTTGAACGGGAgagttgatgatgtttACCTTAAGAAACAATCAAGGTAGTGTCAAGTTGCGAAACCAGAACCTGTTTGCACAAAggtttcaaattttttttattttttattttttattttttattttttattttttattttttattttttatttttttcattattttttaatagCACGCTCAACTCTCTCTTACTTTTCTCTCTGGCGAGACAACAGATGGCTTACACTCAACGTAGTCGCTCTACAGAGAAACAGAGAAATATTATATGGATTCCATACATTAGCCTGAATTGAGCAATAACGTTGTCGCTACATATTCAAATAGACAAATATCACGAAATTATTAGCTGCATATATCAGCATCACCAGCATCACCAGCATCACCAGCATTAGCAGCATTATCagcactaccactaccactactactaccattaTCACTAACATTACCAttaccatcatcatcatcatcatcaatatcaacGTATAACTTACGAACGGAGAGCTAATTTTTTCTAGAAGAACTTAAAAATGTCAATAGAACTCGGAGATGGTTTAGCCAACCAAACACTTGATCGGGTGCTAGAAGACTTATTAGTGCGATTTGTGGTCAATGTTCCCGATGAAGATCTTTCATCAATTGAACGTGTGTTTTTCCAAGTGGAGGAGGCCCATTGGTTCTACTTGGACTTTGTTAGGCAGCTCAACCCAGAGTTACCTtcaatgaagatgaagacgTTTTCGGCAAGACTATTGGAAAAATGTCCCTTGTTGTGGAAATGGGGCGATCCTGCGGATGCATTGGCAAGGTTTGGAAGATACAAAAGCACGATACCCGTTAGAGGAGTAGCGCTTTTCAATGAGGACTTGACCAAAGTGCTATTGGTAAAAGGAACTGAGTCCAATGCATGGTCGTTTCCACGAGGAAAGATCTCCAAGGATGAAAGCGATGTGGACTGTGCAGTGAGAGAGGTCAGAGAGGAGATTGGATTTGATTGCAGACCTTTTATCGACGAAAATGATTTTGTTGAACGTACAATAAAGGGGAAAAACTacaaaatattttttgttaaaAACATCCCGGAATCTACCAAGTTTGAGCCCATTGCTCGGTTTGAGATTTCAGACATTAAATGGTTTGACATAAAGTCTTTACCgaaaaaagtcaaaaacAGTTCAAGTACATATTTCATTGTTGGAACCATGCTTAAGCCACTTTTGAAATGGGTTAACAAGAGTCAAGGTCCAAATGGAGGAGAACTGATCTTACAATTGGAGCAGAGACTCAAGAAGCTTATGGGCTTGAATATAAGTACAAATGCAGATTCACAAGTGAACTCGAATACAAAtgaacaaaagcaaaaatcGGTGGAGGTGCCTGATGCAGGGCGAGAATTGCTCAACATTCTTCAAAGAGTAAACCCCAACGCCGGAAAGGAAGCAAATGACTCAAGACTGGCTGAAGCGGCTAGCAAAGACAGCATTAATATTCTACTACCTCCATCAATACAAACCCAATTACCAATGTTCACTGAGATGCGATACCAGCCCCAGTACCCAGGCCAGTCATTCCAGAACCTGTACCAACCTCagtaccaacaccaacaccaacatcaatttccacaacaacagcaacagcaattCTTTGAGCAAAATAAACACCAACAAACTCCCACACACAATGAAACCCATTTGCTTCAGCAAGCTGTTGCACCTAACCCAGATACTTTTAAAAAGCCGTATGCCAATCTGGGAGAGCTATTATCAATTTTGAGAACCCAATCtgataaaaaagagagcaacaacaacaacaacaatggtagcagcaataacaaccaaaattcttcaacaagTGCAGCCAATATTCACTCCAAAGCGCAACAACTATTAAGTGTTTTTCCCAAGAAATCCAAAGCGCCAGAAAACTTTGTTACTGACCAAAtgcaacaaacaaacaagatcAAAAACGACCCTATTTCCATAtttaaagacaaaaaaaatgcaaagcCCAATCAGAATGCATCGGCCGTTGCCGATGAAAGCATAAAAAGCCGCGTTTTTTCCGATAAAAGTGGCAGACAATCTGTAGACGGTCGCGATTTGGAAGGATCAAATTACAAAACACTTAATGGAAAATCGAATATTTTGTCGCAACGTCAGTTGCCTTCTAATGAGATTGAAGAGTCTATTCGCTCATCATATAAAAGACAGCCACAGCCAGGAAAGAAAGTTAAGTTGCTTAAAAGATCGGATAATCTAAATTTGGCATCTTTATTTGATAGTGCAAGACCGAAATCTGCGAATGCTACTGATAGTGAAAACGATACTGCACCAGCCACAGCCAATGAAAGTGCAAATGTAAGTACAAATGTAAGTACAAATGCAAGTGCAAGTGCAAGTGCAAGTGCAAGGACGAGTGAGATAGCAACTGCTCCTGAGCAATCAAtatcacaatcacaaccTTTGCTATTAAATCGCTCAGAAACGCCAGTTTCCAAAAAATCAGAAGAGTGGCGAAAAGGAGAGTACAATAGAGCTGCTAGTGCAGACCTCATGAGTCTTTTAACAAAGAAAGCAACTGATGaaccaaaacaagaagGAGTGTTTGCTCTGAAGGAGTATGGACTCGGCGATACAAGAGACAATACAACACCACCAATCCTTGTTTCCCCAACAAAGGATTTTTTACGTTTGCTCCAGAAACCCTCACCCGCGCCAGAAGCGCAACAAACTAATAAGGCGGTAGGCAGTGACTCGATTTTACAAAGTCCAAATGGTTCCCAAAAACACAAGGACAATACACGTCAACTTGACGACGGGTCCTCTGCCAGTAAGTTGTTGAGTTTGCTTGGCAAGAAACCACTGAATACAAAGAACAATGACCATGGTGGCAGATTTGGTAATATTGGCCAAGTGACCACTCAGACCAATGTTTGGGGCAATACCAATGCTCCCCAAGAGTCAAATTTTCTTGAAAAGAGTATGAAATTGAATCAACCAATAACTAACGAATTGGGCAATATTGGTGGTATTGATTTGAAAACTTCTGCTCGCACCGATGCAACTGTCCCAAGCTTTGAAAATTTCCAGGACTTTGAAGACTTTGAAGACTTTGAAGACTTTCAAAATTTCCTGGTAAACGATTACATTTACGATGAACCGGCTACAATGAGGACGTACAGAAATTTTGATGTTGAAAGTGACGACGAGTAAGGTTGGCTAGTGGTCATTTATCGCTCTAACAAACCACTGCCTACTACATCGCATTACATTACATTATATTACATCAAATTATATTAAATTACATttaattaaattaaattcaATTAAACTAAGTTAAGCTAATTCAATTTACATTACATCAGACTAAGTTAGATTACTCTGCAATTTATGATATATAGCATAACCGCATCAGTGTGATCTATTTCTGTCTACTATAAGCTGaaataatttttgaaatttgtttttatctgttttcttttcttttcagtaGGTGTGTTGGCAACAGGCTTGGCCAAgatacttttattttcacgTCGCATTCGTAAATATACAAAGTCATCGAGTTTGCGCGTTTCATGGCCACTATTTATTAATAACCTCTGTTCCCATGAAGATTGTATACTTTTAGCAGATTCATACTGGCTGCTAACTACTTTCACATCCAAAATCTCGGTACCTAAGTGATTATTATCTTTACTAATATCTTGTCCAGTTGCGGATCCAGTTGCCGATCCAGTAGTGGTTTTAAGCTTGACAGTTCCATTGGAACTGGTATTGACTTTGGCGTAGGACAGTAACTTCCCTCTCAAAATCTTGTACGCATGTCCAAAAGAAGTTCTGTTTAATTGTTGAGCTAGTTCTGTATCTAGTAATCTCCATTCTGTTAGCAATGCACGATGATTTACACTGATAGCAACAAGTCCACTATCAAACACCGCTTTCAGCTTGCAAAACCTAGTTATACCTTCAAGTGTGACTTTTGAAGCTCGAATTTTTAGCCACGTcaaattcttcaatttcccCATCTTCATAGACGTTTCCAACCCTCGCAAAAACGAGTCGTCCACAAGTGTGCCCACAAGACTGAGACAACGCAAATTGTTAATATTGaataaatggaaaaagTCCTCACGATTCCAACGAGTACTAGTAATCTCCAAAACAATGTCTCCGGGGGCCCTGGATAAGGTTGTGGCAAAATGCTGCGCTGAGACATTCTCTAAAAACGTTTCCACCCTGTACTTGACATATTTCGGCTCTCTAATTTGCTGGATCACATAATCACGTATTGTGGTACTTTTTGGATCCCAAGTATGCTTATGGCAATGAAAATCGGAAAATTGAGCAAAATTGTTTGCAAATGCTAGGTACACATCAAAAGAGTCCATGTTGTTGTGCAATACGCGGTTCCAAATCTGTTTAGCTATTGACCAGGGGATCAAACTCAAGGCCATCAGGTCAACTCCAGCAATGTTCCATGCAATGTGGTCGACGCAAAGACTTTTTAAAGATTGTAACTTTTTACCTACCTTAGTCTTTGTATAATATTTTGAATCAAATCCTAGTCTAGGGGGTAACAAATTCCATAGATATTGGCTTCTAGACGGTATCGCAAAGTCAATTGTATTTGTTAATTCATTCACACCGCCCACATCAGCATTTAAACCAATCACACCATTTGCAGCATTACCGccattgccattgccattgccaCTGTTACTGCCACTGTTACTATTACCGCCACCAATTCGTGAATATTTTTCCTCCAAGCTTCTTCCAAATAGttgcaaatttttttccttgaACGCATTGGACGTGTATCCTTTTCTAGTCCTTTTGTTGCGTTTTTCACATCCCTCTTTTCTCGTATTCCTTCCATTCCTTACTTTTTGGCTGAGAGGGTAATTCCGGTACCTAGCGCCAGTTTTCGAAACTCTATCGAACCCCATCATACTGACAAAGTTCTCATCAAGAATAGTTTAATCAATTCGACTTTCTCCCAAACATAAATCTACAACCAATAGATTTAAACTACAGAGTTGCTAGAAATTCAcaaggaaaagggaaaaaaaagaaaaaggaaaatggaaaaaggaaaatggaaaaaggaaaatggaaaattttaaaagaggaattttgtaatttggaaaagaagctgatttgattttaattttaagcGAGGGTATTGCAATTAAAGGTTGGTACAAAAAGTTTAAGTTTAATCGCAAAGCCAGAAGCATTCGACATTCTTTTACGGAAAAGGCGCAAGTTGATTACGAGAGATGAGGAAAAGCAGTCCAACAGATGAAGGAtctagagagagagaggcgAGCAAGATAGAGTTGGTGAAGTCAAACATGAAGggagaaagaacaaatccTATTTCATCCCGAGACCAGCTTGAAGTACTTTAGTTTGTATTAGTTTGGATTAGTTTAGTTTAGCTTGAATTAGTTTGAAATAGTTTAGTTTAGTTTAGTTTAGTTTGGTTAATTATTTAATAAGTTGATTAGTTGATTAGTTGATTCAAGAGTGATAATATCATACAAACTGAAAGCATTATACGATATAGAAAAAGGCAACCATCCATACCATCTTATTTtaatatcaatatcaataaaAATGGCTAGAGATAAGGCATAGTTAAATTGTAAACTTTTGCACGCACCTGAGTAAATCCATGGggaatttgtttttctgttttttttttttttataatttttaattcctACTTTTTTATCCCCTTGGAGGGAATTTGCCAATTGATTGCTTGCAATAGGAACCGAAATCACACATAAACACTTTCAcacttacacacacacacacacacaccattaccacaaccacaactacaactacaaccacatctacaactacaaccaCAACCGTGATAATAAAGCCAAGTGTTAAACTCAACATAAGCCACCACTAGAGTAAATAGAATCATATTCAAGtgatctttttcttttcttcatatTTTTATCTCCAGTATATGCGGTAAtatattttaaaaaaaacattttcaAGCACATTTATTGCACACCATCAGTTTCacattttctttgtaaTCTACCCTGAGCATCTTTTACCAATAAACATTCCAATCATGTCTTATGTGTTATCCACTAGACCAAAGTTGATGTATTTGACAAACAAGCAATTCCAAGTAATCAGCAAACGATTGTTATCAAGAACAAGCAAGACATCTAGAGCATCGTCAAGACTACTAAATTTATCAAAGAACATCTTCAAAACACCTAGACCTGACCATCAAAGGCAAGGAAAGAATGTCGCTTTTGTCTCTGGCATAATAATTGTTGGCTCTTATATTGTGTTTAACCAATCCAATTATTATAGCTTGGATACATTACCTCTGCAGCAAGCGCAATTGACAGCTGCCCAGACTaatgcagcagcagcatcagcagcatcagcagcagcagccgGAGCGGGAGGAGCATTTGGCGGGGCAGGAGCCACTGGCTCAAGACCACCTCAGTTGTTGGATGACAAGAAGTTCTTTTCAACCAGTACGTCTTCTATGCACCAGCAAAACAGCATAAGccatcaacaacataaGGAAGGGATCTTTTTGCTAAATGATGAGCAAGTAGACACTAAATTACGTCAATACGAGGAAAGTTACTATGTGAATAGAGGAAAAGGTGTTACGAGGTACGACATTTGCCAGCTTCCTTCAAACTCCCCTATAGAGGACGATAGGGCAGAAGAGATTATCCAAGTACCCATTCTACAAGATAACAATATCAAAACCACCACTGATTGGATGTTTTTTGGTGTGTTTGACGGACATGGGGGTTGGACTACTAGCTCTAAGTTGAGGGATGAGATGATCAATTACGTTATCAATGAATTGGGTACCATTTACAAACCAGTTCAAGGTGAAGAAAACTTGAGGTATGTTCCCAATAGCGCTACAATTGATCAGGCTATTAAGAATGggtttttgaaattggatCACGAGATTGTTAACAAGAATATCGAGAAGTTGCTTACGGATGGAAACAAGGCGAAAGCAGCCGAGTTGTTAATGCCGGCATTATCAGGCTCTTGTGCTCTTTTGGCTTTTTACGACACCAACTCCAAGATGCTAAAAGTTGCAGTGACTGGTGACTCGAGAGCTATCTTGGGCTCGTACAAGAACAACCACTGGACCGCAAGGCAATTAAGCATTGATCAAACAGGCGCAAATCCAACTGAGGTTGCAAGAATTATCAGCGAACATCCAGACGAACCAAAAGTTATTCGCAATGGTCGTGTATTGGGAAGCTTAGAGCCAACGAGGGCTTTTGGAGATTGCCGATACAAACTTCCTGCCTCAATCCAGGAGAGAATCTATAAGCAGTTTTTTGGTAAAAGATTACCGAATAACTTAAAGTCTCCACCGTATGTGACGGCAGAACCTGTTATTACATCAACCAAGATTAATCCAGATAACAATGAGTTTTTGGTCATGGCAAGCGACGGTCTCTATGAGATGCTAAGCAACGAGGAGATTGTGGGGCTAGTTGTCAAATGGATGGAGAGGGAAAAAATGATCAAGCCACAAAAGTCCTTTTGG
It encodes the following:
- the RIO2 gene encoding Serine kinase (BUSCO:EOG09262KVB) — protein: MKLDTSHLRYLTSDDWRVLQAVELGSRNHELVPTQMIHSISGMRSPSGTQRAIGDLAKLKLVARLRNAKYDGFRLTYNGYDYLALKSMLNRDTVYSVGSTIGVGKESDIFSVSDPKGAQKVMKVHRLGRTSFKTVKNNRDYLKNRQTSNWMYLSRLAAAKEYQFMQILYDHGFKVPQPFDNSRHCVIMEWIRGIPMKHLNSSNLNGIDYKKLYSDLMLFIVKLAKHGLIHCDFNEFNIIIRDEESAKVHGQFVVIDFPQCVSIEHVDAKEYFDRDVEGIREFFKKKFRYDPQHDASMFDTDGYGDGYKYAYPNFKRDVIREAQLDVEVQASGYAKKKTGRREEKDLEKAVMGMRIVRNEDDDLSEIESGEEDEDDEDDEDREYDENGEQVDGMGEYDSEDDLDEFNEGIEGLEEDIDADQEKAENEKIIEAISAGDKKLKMDKLGNYILEE
- the RPS20 gene encoding 40S ribosomal protein S20 (BUSCO:EOG09265CFP), which codes for MSTIQKEKVDQQPEEQIHKIRITLTSTKVKQLENVSANIIRNASQSNIVKKGPVRMPTKVLKITTRKAPNGEGSKTWDAYEMRIHKRVIDLQAPAATVKKITQITIEPGVDVEVTIAA
- the ATP10 gene encoding Mitochondrial ATPase complex subunit atp10 (BUSCO:EOG09263UN3), with protein sequence MSKVNRRLLSSATKCLQKQSSQQSSHSQKLHPRFVDTIKEVSKPAQKESRQITRPFGLKEPVLLNHKLSDTYSLSSIANEVFGARAKERRQKNLDYDLKHSSIFEAKSFENTKGKIFSPPISWFKQEKSLYFPDFVAQTLQGEKESFYQAISEKYSIVRLFSSVTGDQCTMTYFDRDGKDLYSKDYNSFVQEFPDFQIVDINMPTSWIKGFVLNLSLRNLKKSIPVERYDRYFILPNHILPPDIREELYCDNQCSGYIYILDKNGRIRWATSGYATPEDSTLMWKVVRGLQKEATAARNA
- the DCP2 gene encoding mRNA-decapping enzyme subunit 2; the encoded protein is MSIELGDGLANQTLDRVLEDLLVRFVVNVPDEDLSSIERVFFQVEEAHWFYLDFVRQLNPELPSMKMKTFSARLLEKCPLLWKWGDPADALARFGRYKSTIPVRGVALFNEDLTKVLLVKGTESNAWSFPRGKISKDESDVDCAVREVREEIGFDCRPFIDENDFVERTIKGKNYKIFFVKNIPESTKFEPIARFEISDIKWFDIKSLPKKVKNSSSTYFIVGTMLKPLLKWVNKSQGPNGGESILQLEQRLKKLMGLNISTNADSQVNSNTNEQKQKSVEVPDAGRELLNILQRVNPNAGKEANDSRSAEAASKDSINILLPPSIQTQLPMFTEMRYQPQYPGQSFQNSYQPQYQHQHQHQFPQQQQQQFFEQNKHQQTPTHNETHLLQQAVAPNPDTFKKPYANSGELLSILRTQSDKKESNNNNNNGSSNNNQNSSTSAANIHSKAQQLLSVFPKKSKAPENFVTDQMQQTNKIKNDPISIFKDKKNAKPNQNASAVADESIKSRVFSDKSGRQSVDGRDLEGSNYKTLNGKSNILSQRQLPSNEIEESIRSSYKRQPQPGKKVKLLKRSDNLNLASLFDSARPKSANATDSENDTAPATANESANVSTNVSTNASASASASARTSEIATAPEQSISQSQPLLLNRSETPVSKKSEEWRKGEYNRAASADLMSLLTKKATDEPKQEGVFASKEYGLGDTRDNTTPPILVSPTKDFLRLLQKPSPAPEAQQTNKAVGSDSILQSPNGSQKHKDNTRQLDDGSSASKLLSLLGKKPSNTKNNDHGGRFGNIGQVTTQTNVWGNTNAPQESNFLEKSMKLNQPITNELGNIGGIDLKTSARTDATVPSFENFQDFEDFEDFEDFQNFSVNDYIYDEPATMRTYRNFDVESDDE
- the PTC5 gene encoding [Pyruvate dehydrogenase [acetyl-transferring]]-phosphatase 1, mitochondrial; amino-acid sequence: MSYVLSTRPKLMYLTNKQFQVISKRLLSRTSKTSRASSRLLNLSKNIFKTPRPDHQRQGKNVAFVSGIIIVGSYIVFNQSNYYSLDTLPSQQAQLTAAQTNAAAASAASAAAAGAGGAFGGAGATGSRPPQLLDDKKFFSTSTSSMHQQNSISHQQHKEGIFLLNDEQVDTKLRQYEESYYVNRGKGVTRYDICQLPSNSPIEDDRAEEIIQVPILQDNNIKTTTDWMFFGVFDGHGGWTTSSKLRDEMINYVINELGTIYKPVQGEENLRYVPNSATIDQAIKNGFLKLDHEIVNKNIEKLLTDGNKAKAAELLMPALSGSCALLAFYDTNSKMLKVAVTGDSRAILGSYKNNHWTARQLSIDQTGANPTEVARIISEHPDEPKVIRNGRVLGSLEPTRAFGDCRYKLPASIQERIYKQFFGKRLPNNLKSPPYVTAEPVITSTKINPDNNEFLVMASDGLYEMLSNEEIVGLVVKWMEREKMIKPQKSFWNFFGTVGENKLPEVEDITMDKASKKPLRRSSGGGFLLQDKNVSTHLIRNALSNGGSKEQTSMIISIPNPVSRRYRDDLTVTVVFFGANPMMDGSTGGVNEAGKLEINAEATAGGPDASKPKL